The Sphingosinithalassobacter sp. CS137 genome includes a region encoding these proteins:
- the pheT gene encoding phenylalanine--tRNA ligase subunit beta has translation MKFTLNWLKAHLETDADVDTIVETLTRIGLEVEGVDNPGEKLAAFRVAKVLTAEPHPNADKLQVLSVEAGDGPLQVVCGAPNARAGMIGVFGPPGAYVPGSGFELKVAAIRGVESNGMMCSVRELELGDAHEGIIDLGGDAEGAVGLPYPDYAGLTDPVIDVSITPNRQDCMGVRGIARDLAAAGIGTLKPLAQVYAHVELEPGAGGAQVASVDGEGAGPDVRTDDPEGCPAFYAQNVSGVSNRVAPPWMQRRLTAIGQKPISALVDITNFVSVDLGRPLHVYDRAKLSGGLVARKARPGEQMLALNGKTYVLDETMIVIADDAQVHDIGGIMGGEESGVSDTTTDVLIECAWFDPDHIARTGQKLGLTSDARQRFERGVDPAFLDAGLAIATRLVLALCGGTPSGITRAGTPPAEPRSVRFVPDMARTLGGLELDAATQRDILSRLGFEVSEDGSEAVVPSWRRDVEGPADLVEEVIRIAGIDTVPAEPLPRAPGVARPTATPEQLLERKLRRSAAARGLNEAVTWSFISEAEAAPFGGGAWTLANPISEELKVMRPSLLPGLLAAAERNLKRGADGARLFEIGRRYFADGERPTLGLVLAGARSARTWRSGKAQPFDAYDAKAEALALLEAAGAPVANLQVMGEAGEVWHPGRSGTLRLGPKTVLAAFGVLHPSVLKAFDLDDDVAAVELYLDALPGKRASGFMRPAYAPPALQPVTRDFAFLVDAGEAAGDLVRAVKGADKATITEARLFDVFTGTGVPEGKKSLAIEVTLQPGEKSFTDEELKAIGDRVVAAAAKQGAELRG, from the coding sequence ATGAAGTTCACGCTGAACTGGCTGAAGGCGCATCTCGAGACCGATGCGGATGTCGACACGATCGTCGAGACGCTGACTCGCATCGGCCTCGAAGTCGAAGGTGTCGACAATCCGGGCGAGAAGCTCGCCGCATTCCGCGTCGCCAAGGTGTTGACCGCCGAGCCCCACCCCAATGCGGACAAGCTGCAGGTGCTTTCGGTCGAAGCCGGTGACGGCCCGCTCCAGGTCGTATGCGGCGCACCCAACGCGCGGGCGGGAATGATCGGCGTGTTCGGGCCGCCGGGCGCCTATGTGCCCGGCAGCGGATTCGAACTGAAGGTCGCCGCGATCCGCGGAGTCGAATCGAACGGCATGATGTGTTCGGTGCGCGAACTCGAGCTGGGGGACGCGCATGAGGGGATCATCGATCTGGGCGGCGACGCCGAGGGTGCGGTGGGCCTGCCCTACCCCGATTATGCCGGGCTGACCGATCCGGTGATCGACGTGTCGATCACGCCCAACCGGCAGGATTGCATGGGCGTGCGCGGAATCGCGCGCGATCTGGCTGCCGCGGGGATTGGAACGCTGAAGCCGCTGGCGCAAGTCTATGCCCATGTCGAACTCGAACCGGGCGCGGGCGGCGCGCAGGTCGCTTCGGTCGACGGCGAAGGCGCAGGGCCGGACGTGCGGACCGACGACCCCGAGGGCTGCCCCGCCTTCTATGCGCAGAATGTGTCGGGCGTGAGCAATCGCGTTGCCCCGCCGTGGATGCAGCGGCGGCTCACTGCAATCGGCCAGAAGCCGATTTCGGCGCTGGTCGACATCACCAATTTCGTCTCGGTCGATCTCGGGCGGCCGCTGCACGTCTACGACCGGGCAAAGCTTTCGGGCGGGCTCGTCGCGCGCAAGGCGAGGCCGGGCGAGCAGATGCTGGCGCTGAACGGCAAGACCTATGTACTCGACGAGACGATGATCGTGATCGCCGATGATGCGCAGGTCCATGACATCGGCGGCATCATGGGCGGCGAGGAATCGGGCGTTTCCGACACTACGACCGATGTGCTGATCGAATGCGCCTGGTTCGATCCCGATCATATCGCGCGCACCGGGCAGAAGCTGGGTCTCACGTCGGACGCCCGCCAGCGATTTGAGCGCGGAGTCGATCCCGCCTTCCTGGATGCCGGGCTGGCGATCGCCACGCGGCTGGTGCTTGCCCTGTGCGGAGGCACGCCGAGCGGCATCACGCGCGCAGGCACGCCCCCGGCCGAGCCGCGCAGCGTGCGTTTCGTGCCGGACATGGCGCGAACGCTGGGCGGGCTGGAACTCGACGCCGCCACGCAGCGCGACATTCTGAGCCGGCTCGGCTTCGAAGTGAGCGAAGACGGCAGCGAGGCAGTCGTGCCGAGCTGGCGGCGCGATGTCGAAGGGCCGGCCGATCTGGTCGAGGAAGTGATCCGCATCGCCGGCATCGACACGGTACCCGCCGAGCCGCTGCCGCGCGCGCCCGGCGTGGCGCGGCCGACCGCCACGCCCGAGCAGCTGCTCGAGCGCAAGCTGCGCCGTTCGGCGGCGGCGCGCGGACTGAACGAGGCCGTTACCTGGAGCTTCATCTCGGAGGCAGAGGCTGCGCCATTCGGCGGCGGCGCCTGGACTCTGGCCAATCCGATCAGCGAGGAGCTGAAGGTGATGCGCCCCTCGCTGCTGCCGGGGCTGCTCGCGGCGGCGGAGCGCAATCTGAAGCGAGGGGCAGACGGTGCCCGCCTGTTCGAGATCGGACGGCGCTATTTCGCCGACGGCGAACGGCCGACTTTGGGGCTGGTGCTCGCGGGCGCGCGCAGTGCGCGCACCTGGCGGAGCGGCAAGGCGCAGCCGTTCGATGCCTATGACGCCAAGGCCGAGGCGCTCGCGCTGCTCGAAGCGGCAGGCGCACCGGTCGCCAATCTGCAGGTGATGGGCGAGGCGGGCGAGGTTTGGCATCCCGGCCGTTCGGGCACGTTGCGGCTCGGACCCAAGACGGTGCTCGCCGCATTCGGCGTGCTGCATCCGAGCGTGCTCAAGGCATTCGATCTCGACGACGATGTCGCAGCGGTGGAGCTGTATCTGGATGCGCTTCCCGGAAAGCGCGCGAGCGGGTTCATGCGCCCGGCCTATGCGCCGCCCGCGCTGCAGCCGGTCACGCGCGATTTCGCCTTCCTCGTCGATGCCGGCGAAGCGGCGGGCGATCTGGTCCGCGCAGTGAAGGGGGCCGACAAGGCGACGATCACCGAGGCGCGGCTGTTCGACGTATTCACCGGCACCGGCGTCCCCGAGGGCAAGAAGAGCCTGGCGATCGAAGTGACGCTCCAGCCGGGCGAGAAGAGCTTCACCGACGAGGAGCTGAAGGCGATCGGCGACAGGGTGGTCGCGGCGGCGGCGAAGCAGGGCGCGGAGCTGCGGGGCTGA
- the pheS gene encoding phenylalanine--tRNA ligase subunit alpha has protein sequence MTTDLDQLRQDLLASVDAAAGLEALEALRVHALGKSGAVTALLKTLGKMSPEERQTEGPRIHGLREDVTEAIAARKAALEAAQLEARLATETVDLTLPVDLPPQGTVHPVSQVMDELAEIFADLGFSVATGPEIEDDWHNFTALNIPETHPARAMHDTFYFPEGEDGARKMLLRTHTSPVQIRTMLSGPPPIRIIAPGRTYRSDSDATHTPMFHQVEGLVIDKGITLGHLKWTLQTFLKAFFERDDIVLRLRPSYFPFTEPSAEVDVGYTLEKGKRVIGGSGGGWLEVLGSGMVHPMVIAACGLDPEEWQGFAFGCGIDRLAMLKYGMDDLRAFFDGDLRWLRHYGFSALDVPTLSGGVGA, from the coding sequence ATGACCACCGATCTCGATCAGCTCCGCCAGGACCTTCTCGCGTCCGTCGACGCCGCCGCCGGGCTTGAGGCGCTGGAGGCGCTGCGCGTCCACGCGCTCGGCAAATCGGGCGCGGTGACCGCGCTTCTGAAGACGCTGGGCAAGATGAGCCCCGAGGAGCGTCAGACGGAGGGGCCGCGCATCCACGGGCTGCGCGAGGACGTGACCGAGGCGATTGCCGCGCGCAAGGCGGCGCTGGAGGCGGCGCAGCTCGAGGCGCGGCTGGCGACCGAGACGGTCGACCTCACGCTGCCGGTCGATCTGCCGCCGCAGGGCACCGTGCACCCCGTGAGCCAGGTGATGGACGAGCTCGCCGAGATCTTCGCCGACCTTGGCTTCTCGGTCGCAACCGGGCCGGAAATCGAGGACGACTGGCACAATTTCACTGCGCTCAACATCCCGGAGACGCATCCGGCGCGGGCGATGCACGACACCTTCTATTTCCCGGAAGGCGAGGACGGCGCGCGCAAGATGCTGCTGCGCACCCACACCAGCCCGGTGCAGATCCGCACGATGCTGAGCGGTCCGCCGCCGATCCGGATCATCGCTCCCGGCCGCACCTATCGCTCGGATTCCGACGCCACCCACACGCCGATGTTTCATCAGGTCGAGGGGCTGGTGATCGACAAGGGGATCACGCTCGGCCACCTCAAATGGACGCTCCAGACGTTCCTCAAGGCGTTCTTCGAGCGCGACGACATCGTGCTGCGTCTGCGGCCGAGCTATTTCCCCTTCACCGAGCCGTCGGCCGAAGTCGATGTCGGCTACACGCTTGAGAAGGGCAAGCGCGTGATCGGCGGCAGCGGCGGCGGCTGGCTCGAAGTCCTCGGCAGCGGGATGGTGCATCCCATGGTGATCGCCGCCTGCGGGCTCGATCCCGAGGAATGGCAGGGCTTTGCCTTCGGCTGCGGGATCGACCGGCTGGCGATGCTCAAATACGGGATGGACGATTTGCGCGCCTTCTTCGACGGCGACCTGCGCTGGCTGCGCCACTATGGCTTCTCGGCGCTCGACGTGCCCACGCTGAGCGGGGGAGTGGGCGCATGA
- the rplT gene encoding 50S ribosomal protein L20, with amino-acid sequence MARIKRGTTTKAKHKRVLDQAKGYYGRRKNTIRIARQAVEKAGQYAYRDRKVKKRTFRALWIQRINAGVRAEGLTYSQFMHGLKLAGVELDRKVLADIAMHEGDAFKAIVAQAKAALPEAA; translated from the coding sequence ATGGCACGCATCAAGCGCGGCACCACCACCAAGGCGAAGCACAAGCGGGTTCTGGATCAGGCGAAAGGCTATTACGGCCGCCGCAAGAACACGATCCGCATCGCGCGCCAGGCCGTCGAAAAGGCTGGCCAGTACGCCTATCGCGACCGCAAGGTCAAAAAGCGTACCTTCCGCGCGCTGTGGATTCAGCGCATCAACGCGGGCGTTCGCGCCGAAGGCCTCACCTACAGCCAGTTCATGCACGGGCTGAAGCTCGCCGGCGTCGAGCTGGACCGCAAGGTTCTGGCCGACATCGCGATGCATGAAGGCGACGCCTTCAAGGCGATCGTCGCACAGGCCAAGGCGGCGCTGCCCGAAGCGGCCTGA
- the rpmI gene encoding 50S ribosomal protein L35, translated as MPKLKTKSGVKKRFKFTATGKVKHGVAGKRHRLISHNSKYIRQNRGTSVLSKSDVDHVKAWAPYGLK; from the coding sequence ATGCCCAAGCTCAAGACGAAGAGCGGCGTCAAAAAGCGCTTCAAGTTCACCGCCACCGGCAAGGTGAAGCATGGAGTCGCCGGCAAGCGCCACCGGCTGATCAGCCACAATTCCAAGTATATCCGCCAGAATCGCGGCACGAGCGTGCTGTCCAAGTCCGATGTCGACCACGTGAAGGCGTGGGCGCCCTACGGCCTGAAGTAA
- a CDS encoding flagellar motor protein MotB — protein MVARAPHGSNQPPRIIVRKVYVEAHGSHHGGAWKVAYADFVTAMMAFFLLMWLLGATTEKQRKALADYFAPTLVEFRQNSAGSNGLFGGESIIDKDNYPHKAAQTGTRSLTIPAGAQGGDDVGTGERGSLKSAGAMQAEDRQSFRELQRRLSATLAGEARFSRLRNQVRFVQTRDGMRIDLMDDADYSMFDVGTTALVADADALVALVGESLSRLPNTIMIRGHTDSLRYNDPLNMNNWMLSSGRAEATRRRLATAGVPEDRFERIEGVADREPMIARDPADPRNRRVAITVLYRRGMSR, from the coding sequence ATGGTCGCGCGCGCACCGCACGGCTCGAATCAGCCGCCGCGGATCATCGTCAGGAAAGTCTATGTCGAGGCACATGGCAGCCACCACGGCGGCGCCTGGAAAGTGGCCTATGCCGATTTCGTCACGGCGATGATGGCCTTCTTCCTGCTGATGTGGCTGCTCGGCGCGACCACCGAAAAGCAGCGCAAGGCGCTCGCCGACTATTTCGCACCGACGTTGGTCGAATTCCGGCAGAACAGTGCCGGATCGAACGGGCTGTTCGGCGGCGAGAGCATCATCGACAAGGACAATTACCCGCACAAGGCCGCGCAGACGGGCACGCGCTCGCTGACGATCCCCGCCGGGGCGCAGGGCGGCGACGATGTCGGCACCGGCGAGCGCGGCTCGCTCAAGAGCGCGGGTGCGATGCAGGCCGAGGACCGGCAGAGCTTTCGCGAGCTTCAGCGCCGGCTTTCCGCGACGCTGGCGGGCGAGGCGCGCTTCTCGCGGCTGCGCAACCAGGTGCGCTTCGTCCAGACCCGCGACGGCATGCGAATCGATCTGATGGACGACGCCGACTATTCGATGTTCGACGTGGGCACGACCGCGCTGGTCGCCGATGCCGACGCGCTGGTCGCGCTGGTGGGGGAATCGCTCTCGCGGCTGCCGAACACGATCATGATCCGCGGCCATACCGACAGCCTGCGCTACAATGATCCGCTCAACATGAACAACTGGATGCTCTCGAGCGGGCGCGCCGAAGCGACTCGCCGCCGCCTTGCCACCGCGGGCGTTCCCGAGGACCGGTTCGAGCGGATCGAGGGAGTCGCCGACCGGGAGCCGATGATCGCCCGCGATCCGGCCGATCCGCGCAATCGCCGAGTCGCGATCACCGTGCTCTACCGCCGCGGCATGAGCCGCTGA
- the motA gene encoding flagellar motor stator protein MotA yields the protein MFPLIGLIVLLVMVFGGFALTGGALEPVLHAVPHEMMIIGGAAVGALIIGNSTAELKALGAGVMKVLKGPKYRKQDYLDTIFLVSKLMKMLRTEGPIALEPHVEDPQSSAIFAEYPRLLADKPLTNLIADTLRLVVVSSGTLDVHAVEEVMDNAIKTHHHQVQGPQTTLQGLSDALPALGIVAAVLGVVKTMGSIDKPPEILGAMIGSALVGTFLGVLLAYGLVGPLATRLQQVIDADAAIYHTVKQIIIASLHGHPQPLVIEAARSGISHSNQPAFAEVFDGLRGR from the coding sequence ATGTTTCCGCTGATCGGTCTCATCGTCCTTCTGGTCATGGTCTTCGGCGGCTTCGCACTCACCGGCGGGGCGCTCGAGCCGGTGCTGCATGCCGTGCCGCACGAGATGATGATCATTGGCGGCGCTGCGGTGGGCGCACTCATCATCGGTAATTCCACGGCGGAGCTGAAGGCACTGGGCGCCGGCGTGATGAAGGTGCTGAAGGGTCCGAAATACCGGAAGCAGGATTATCTCGACACGATCTTCCTCGTTTCCAAGCTGATGAAGATGCTGCGCACCGAGGGGCCGATCGCACTCGAGCCGCATGTCGAGGACCCGCAATCCTCGGCGATCTTCGCCGAATATCCCCGGCTTCTCGCCGACAAGCCGCTGACCAATCTGATCGCCGATACACTTCGGCTGGTGGTCGTCTCCTCGGGCACGCTCGACGTGCATGCCGTGGAAGAGGTGATGGATAACGCCATCAAGACGCACCACCATCAGGTGCAGGGTCCGCAGACGACGCTCCAGGGGCTTTCCGACGCGCTGCCCGCGCTCGGCATCGTCGCGGCGGTGCTGGGGGTGGTGAAGACGATGGGATCGATCGACAAGCCGCCCGAGATACTGGGCGCGATGATCGGTTCGGCGCTGGTCGGGACCTTCCTCGGCGTCCTGCTCGCCTATGGACTGGTCGGGCCACTCGCCACTCGGCTCCAGCAGGTCATCGATGCCGACGCCGCGATCTACCACACGGTGAAGCAGATCATCATCGCCTCGCTCCACGGCCATCCCCAGCCGCTGGTGATCGAGGCGGCGCGCTCGGGCATCTCCCATTCGAACCAGCCGGCGTTCGCCGAAGTCTTCGACGGGTTGAGGGGGCGGTAA
- a CDS encoding flagellin — protein sequence MRISTTHIFDRPMAQMARLTARADQLQAQIGTGKRFATASEAPAAWQQVAALDRAAADQTADAANVTLAQGILAQNDSTFAAIETQLRRAGELALSAANGTLADVDRATIAAELDAILDELLTLANTRDARGQPLFGGASGDRAYARGEDGSIGFVGEGAPSPIPIGGGESIQATVSGQAVFGGIATAAGSTDMFALVADLAQALRAGGEGLGTAVSHAIDGIGAAGEQVGAARASLGARAMRLDLVAERFEAATLAHAETRLAIEETDVPTAIAELQKTLTVLQATQASFTKLSGLSLFDYLR from the coding sequence ATGCGCATCTCGACCACACATATCTTCGATCGGCCGATGGCCCAGATGGCGCGCCTTACGGCACGCGCCGACCAGCTTCAGGCGCAGATCGGCACCGGCAAGAGGTTCGCGACGGCTTCGGAAGCGCCGGCCGCCTGGCAGCAGGTGGCGGCGCTCGATCGCGCCGCTGCCGATCAGACCGCCGATGCCGCGAACGTCACTCTGGCGCAGGGCATCCTCGCCCAGAACGATTCGACATTCGCCGCGATCGAGACCCAGCTTCGCCGTGCGGGCGAGCTCGCGCTCTCTGCGGCGAACGGCACGCTCGCAGACGTCGATCGCGCGACGATCGCCGCCGAGCTCGACGCGATACTCGATGAACTGCTGACGCTCGCCAACACGCGCGACGCGCGCGGGCAGCCGTTGTTCGGCGGCGCGAGCGGCGACCGCGCCTATGCCCGTGGCGAAGACGGCAGCATCGGCTTCGTCGGCGAAGGGGCGCCGTCGCCGATCCCGATCGGAGGGGGCGAATCGATCCAGGCGACGGTGAGTGGCCAGGCCGTGTTCGGCGGGATCGCCACGGCGGCGGGCAGCACGGACATGTTCGCGCTTGTCGCCGATTTGGCGCAGGCGCTGCGTGCCGGCGGCGAGGGGCTCGGCACAGCAGTGTCGCACGCGATCGATGGGATCGGCGCCGCGGGCGAGCAAGTGGGCGCCGCGCGCGCCTCGCTCGGCGCGCGGGCGATGCGGCTCGATCTGGTCGCGGAACGCTTCGAGGCGGCGACGCTGGCGCACGCCGAAACCCGCTTGGCGATCGAGGAGACCGACGTGCCCACCGCGATCGCCGAACTGCAGAAGACGCTGACCGTGCTTCAGGCGACTCAGGCGAGCTTCACAAAGCTCTCGGGGCTCTCGCTGTTCGACTATCTGCGCTGA
- the flgK gene encoding flagellar hook-associated protein FlgK, with amino-acid sequence MSDMLGIGASGVRAYQSALNTTSENIANAGTAGYVRRTTQVREIASPSFADARLNGSGVAIDGVVRSGDAIRSAEVRNAGADLARSEASVTWLARIEGALTGNQLGERLTAFFNSAKAVAADPAAVAPRAAMLESAAALASAFSATGAALAGAAADLDTSADAAVDALNNLATSLAKVNGGIGPTMPGTSGHAAMLDERDRLLEAMSALTDIHVSVDSAGRAAVRAGGAAGPVLIDGTSAGIVTCVGNGEGALSFAVHRSGEIQTLVPAAGALAGTAEGAQRIAAARAELDLLATAFIDGANAVQASGQDLDGQQGMPLFTPGETPAQITVALHDPRGIAAALPGGGTRDNGNLAGFEALRSDAGFENRVTTLITSNASALSGRRSVAEAQATMRDNAVAVRDAGAAVNLDEEAVDLIRFQQAFQASGRVIQVARETLQAILDIR; translated from the coding sequence ATGAGCGACATGCTGGGGATCGGCGCTTCGGGCGTGCGCGCCTATCAGAGCGCGCTCAACACCACGTCCGAGAACATCGCCAATGCCGGCACGGCCGGATATGTGCGCCGGACGACGCAGGTACGCGAGATCGCCAGCCCCTCGTTCGCCGATGCACGGCTCAACGGATCGGGAGTCGCGATCGACGGCGTTGTCCGCTCGGGCGACGCGATCCGCAGTGCCGAGGTGCGCAACGCCGGAGCCGATCTGGCGCGCAGCGAAGCGAGCGTGACCTGGCTGGCGCGGATCGAAGGTGCGCTGACCGGCAACCAGCTCGGCGAGCGGCTGACCGCCTTCTTCAATTCGGCCAAGGCGGTCGCGGCGGATCCCGCGGCGGTCGCGCCGCGCGCGGCGATGCTCGAATCGGCTGCGGCACTCGCCTCTGCGTTCAGCGCGACCGGTGCGGCGCTCGCCGGAGCCGCTGCCGACCTAGATACGAGCGCCGATGCGGCGGTGGACGCGCTCAACAACCTCGCGACCAGCCTCGCCAAGGTGAACGGCGGCATCGGCCCCACCATGCCGGGCACCAGCGGCCATGCCGCCATGCTCGACGAGCGCGATCGGCTGCTCGAGGCGATGAGCGCACTCACCGATATCCACGTCAGCGTCGATTCCGCGGGTCGCGCCGCCGTTCGGGCGGGCGGGGCCGCCGGCCCGGTGCTGATCGACGGCACGAGTGCGGGGATCGTCACCTGCGTCGGCAACGGCGAGGGCGCGCTTTCGTTCGCCGTCCATCGCAGCGGCGAGATTCAGACGCTCGTGCCCGCTGCGGGGGCGCTTGCCGGCACGGCTGAAGGCGCTCAGCGGATCGCCGCCGCCCGGGCCGAACTCGATCTGCTGGCGACTGCCTTCATCGACGGCGCCAACGCGGTTCAGGCCAGCGGTCAGGACCTCGACGGGCAGCAGGGGATGCCGCTGTTCACGCCCGGAGAGACGCCCGCGCAGATCACTGTCGCGCTGCACGATCCGCGCGGAATCGCAGCGGCGTTGCCGGGAGGCGGCACGCGCGACAACGGAAATCTCGCCGGCTTCGAGGCGCTGCGCAGCGATGCAGGCTTCGAGAACAGGGTGACGACGCTGATCACGTCGAACGCATCGGCGCTTTCGGGTCGGCGCTCGGTCGCAGAGGCGCAGGCCACGATGCGCGACAATGCCGTCGCAGTCCGCGACGCGGGCGCCGCCGTCAACCTCGACGAGGAAGCCGTCGATCTCATCCGCTTTCAGCAAGCGTTTCAGGCGTCGGGCCGCGTGATCCAGGTCGCGCGCGAGACGCTGCAGGCGATTCTCGACATCCGGTAG
- a CDS encoding rod-binding protein, which produces MTGPATISGAAGPTAPDTSRLDTRANLDAAGAQFEAIFVRMMLSSMRSARLSDGLFESQAIDQFRDMQDQQLAQNMASHTPLGIGKAMTEFLSRSQPETGGGSGGDA; this is translated from the coding sequence GTGACCGGCCCCGCGACCATCTCGGGCGCGGCGGGGCCAACGGCGCCCGATACGTCGCGGCTCGACACGCGCGCCAATCTGGACGCGGCGGGCGCGCAGTTCGAAGCGATCTTCGTGCGAATGATGCTGTCCTCGATGCGCAGCGCGCGGCTTTCCGACGGCCTGTTCGAGAGCCAGGCGATCGACCAGTTCCGCGACATGCAGGATCAGCAGCTCGCGCAGAACATGGCGAGCCACACGCCGCTCGGCATCGGCAAGGCGATGACCGAATTCCTGTCGCGCAGCCAGCCCGAGACCGGCGGCGGCAGCGGGGGCGACGCATGA
- a CDS encoding flagellar basal body P-ring protein FlgI produces the protein MTRLLLALLAGLIAIQPAAAQRVKDLGGFQGIRSNQLTGYGIVVGLPGTGDDNLEYTVQSMRGVASRFGLQLPPGVNPALKNAAAVMITAELPPFAKPGQRLDITVSAMGRARSLRGGTLILSPLLGADGEIYAMAQGNLAVGGLGAEGRDGSRIVVNVPSTGRIPEGATVERAVETGFETTPYLTFNLARSDFTTAQRVADAINLRFGEQRARAIDGVSVAVMAPPGADVRATMMSEIENLPVEAAQAPARVIVNARTGTVVINSAVRVRPAAVTHGKLTVQIDEAPRIVQPAPFSRGVTALEEQSSVAVEEERNPMFLFDPGPQLADIVRAVNAIGASPADLVAILEALKEAGALEAELVIL, from the coding sequence ATGACTCGCTTGCTCCTCGCCCTGCTCGCCGGCCTGATCGCGATCCAGCCCGCTGCCGCGCAGCGCGTGAAGGATCTCGGCGGCTTCCAGGGCATCCGTTCGAACCAGCTGACCGGCTATGGCATCGTCGTCGGCCTGCCCGGCACGGGCGACGACAATCTCGAATATACGGTCCAGTCGATGCGCGGCGTCGCGTCGCGCTTCGGGCTGCAGCTGCCGCCGGGGGTCAATCCGGCGCTCAAGAACGCGGCGGCTGTGATGATCACGGCCGAGCTGCCGCCGTTCGCCAAGCCGGGCCAGCGGCTCGACATCACCGTATCGGCCATGGGCCGGGCGCGCAGCCTGCGCGGCGGCACGCTGATCCTCAGTCCGCTGCTGGGCGCGGACGGCGAAATCTATGCGATGGCGCAAGGCAACCTCGCGGTGGGAGGGCTCGGCGCCGAGGGCCGCGACGGATCACGGATCGTGGTCAACGTCCCATCGACCGGCCGCATTCCCGAGGGCGCTACGGTCGAGCGCGCGGTCGAGACCGGCTTCGAAACGACGCCGTATCTCACTTTCAACCTCGCGCGCTCGGACTTCACCACTGCGCAGCGCGTGGCCGACGCGATCAACCTGCGCTTCGGCGAGCAGCGCGCCCGCGCGATCGACGGCGTTTCGGTGGCGGTGATGGCGCCGCCCGGCGCCGACGTTCGCGCAACCATGATGAGCGAGATCGAGAATCTTCCCGTCGAGGCGGCGCAAGCCCCTGCCCGCGTCATCGTCAACGCCCGTACCGGAACGGTCGTCATCAACTCGGCGGTCCGGGTGCGTCCCGCCGCCGTCACGCATGGCAAGCTGACCGTGCAGATCGACGAGGCCCCGCGCATCGTGCAGCCCGCTCCGTTCAGCCGCGGGGTGACCGCGCTCGAGGAGCAAAGCTCGGTCGCGGTCGAGGAAGAGCGCAATCCGATGTTCCTGTTCGATCCGGGCCCGCAGCTTGCCGATATCGTCCGCGCGGTGAACGCCATCGGCGCCTCGCCGGCCGATTTGGTCGCGATCCTCGAAGCGCTCAAGGAAGCCGGCGCGCTCGAAGCCGAGCTGGTCATCCTGTGA
- a CDS encoding flagellar basal body L-ring protein FlgH, producing the protein MRSARFLAGLALGSAAVAVLAFSAAPAEAQRRDADPQFAPAVPIAQPAPPANGGIFQASQGYAALYEGQRARRVGDPLTIVLVERTSASKSAGTNLDSSGGFSILPPTTGPLSLFSPSDATFGGNRGFQGGGTADQANALSGEITVTVAELLGNGLMVVQGEKRLTLNRGDEFVRIRGIVRTADVDAYNRVASTRVADAQISYTGRGDLARASRQGWLSRFFQIISPF; encoded by the coding sequence ATGCGCTCGGCACGCTTTCTCGCCGGCCTCGCCCTTGGTTCGGCCGCCGTCGCCGTGCTGGCGTTCAGCGCGGCTCCGGCCGAGGCGCAGCGCCGCGACGCCGATCCGCAGTTCGCGCCCGCCGTGCCGATCGCGCAACCGGCGCCGCCCGCCAACGGCGGCATCTTTCAGGCGAGCCAGGGTTATGCGGCGCTGTACGAGGGCCAGCGCGCCCGCCGCGTGGGCGATCCGCTGACGATCGTTCTGGTCGAGCGCACGAGCGCCTCCAAATCGGCGGGCACCAACCTCGACAGCTCGGGCGGATTTTCGATCCTACCACCGACCACCGGGCCGCTCTCGCTGTTCAGCCCGAGCGACGCCACGTTCGGCGGCAATCGGGGATTCCAGGGCGGCGGCACCGCGGATCAGGCCAATGCGCTTTCCGGGGAGATCACCGTCACCGTCGCCGAACTGCTCGGCAACGGCCTGATGGTGGTCCAGGGCGAGAAGCGGCTGACGCTCAATCGCGGCGACGAATTCGTCCGCATCCGCGGCATCGTCCGTACTGCGGACGTCGACGCCTATAACCGCGTCGCATCGACTCGCGTCGCCGATGCGCAGATCAGCTACACCGGCCGCGGCGACCTCGCCCGGGCGAGCCGGCAGGGCTGGCTCAGCCGCTTCTTCCAGATCATCAGCCCCTTCTGA